The Schistocerca americana isolate TAMUIC-IGC-003095 chromosome 5, iqSchAmer2.1, whole genome shotgun sequence genome includes a window with the following:
- the LOC124616306 gene encoding V-type proton ATPase 21 kDa proteolipid subunit-like, with translation MGASSHAPDVFWFLTATSPYMWAITGIVSSVAVSITGAALGIYTTGTSIVGGSVKAPRIQTRNLISIIFCEAVAIYGIITAIILSGAMKEFQLDEAESNPAFKERNWFSGYLIFGSGLSVGLVNLFSGLSVGIVGSGAALADAAFPIVFVRMLIIEIFASAIGLFGLIVGVYLTSKIHMGD, from the coding sequence ATGGGTGCATCCTCTCACGCTCCAGACGTTTTCTGGTTTTTGACAGCGACAAGCCCCTACATGTGGGCCATAACCGGCATAGTATCTTCTGTGGCAGTGTCTATAACTGGAGCGGCATTGGGCATTTATACGACTGGAACCAGCATCGTTGGTGGCAGTGTGAAGGCTCCGCGCATCCAGACGAGGAATCTCATCTCGATCATTTTTTGTGAAGCAGTTGCTATTTATGGCATCATCACAGCTATAATTCTCAGTGGCGCAATGAAGGAATTCCAACTGGATGAAGCAGAAAGTAATCCAGCATTTAAAGAGAGAAACTGGTTTTCTGGTTATTTGATTTTCGGTTCTGGGCTCAGCGTGGGGCTGGTGAATTTGTTTTCCGGTTTGTCCGTTGGGATTGTTGGATCAGGAGCAGCATTAGCAGACGCCGCCTTTCCAATAGTATTCGTCAGAATGCTTATTATTGAGATATTTGCGAGTGCAATTGGATTGTTTGGTCTGATTGTTGGAGTTTACTTAACTTCTAAAATACATATGGGTGACTAA